Proteins from a genomic interval of Diospyros lotus cultivar Yz01 chromosome 6, ASM1463336v1, whole genome shotgun sequence:
- the LOC127804681 gene encoding ABC transporter B family member 15-like — MPAKTMMMQKKGNGSLLSIFMHADGVDILLMVLGGLGAVGDGISMPVMLVVTSKLMNNIGASTSPSSDTDSFSHNINKNAAVMCYVACAQWVACFLEGYCWTRTAERQASRMRARYLKAVLRQDVGYFDLHVTSTAEVITSVSSDSLVIQDVISEKVPVFLSNLSAFVGAYIAAFLMLWRLAIVGFPFVVLLVIPGFMYGRALMGIARKMKQEYNKAATVAEQSISSIRTVFSFVGENKTLNEYSLALEGTVKLGVRQGLAKGLAIGSNGIVFAIWSFMSFYGSKMVIYHGSRGGTVFAVGAAVAIGGLSLGSGLSNLKYFSEASASGERIMEVIKRVPKIDSDNTEGQILETVSGEVEFKHVEFAYPSRPESIIFKDFNLRIPAGKTVALVGGSGSGKSTVIALLQRFYDPMGGEILLDGVAIEKLQVKWVRSQMGLVSQEPALFATTIKENILFGKEDAEMEEVIAAAKASNAHNFICQLPQGYDTQVGERGVQMSGGQKQRIAIARAIIKAPRILLLDEATSALDSESERIVQEALDNASVGRTTIVIAHRLSTIRNANLIAVVQNGQVLETGSHDELIQNEKGLYASLIRLQQTEKSEELTLSSTATSISPPNAAISRLDVNNTSSRRLSMLSRSSSANSTAMSQRVENASFQIEEPSPVPSFRRLLAMNLPEWKQATMGSISAILFGAVQPAYAFAMGSMISVYFLPDHSEIKEKTRIYALCFLGLAVFSLLVNICQHYNFAYMGEYLTKRIRERMLSKILTFEVGWFDRDENASGAICSRLAKDANVVRSLVGDRMALLIQTFSAVTIACTMGLIIAWRLAVVMIAVQPIIIVCYYCKRVLLKSLSKKAIKAQDESSKLAAEAVANLRTITAFCSQARILKMLEKAQEGPKRESIQQSWFAGIGLGTSQSLMSCTWALDFWYGGKLIAQGYIGPKSLLETFMILVSTGRVIADAGTMTNDLAKGSDAAGTVFAVLDRNTEIEPEGQEGYKPDKITGHVELRDIQFAYPARPNLMIFDGFSIKIEAGKSTALVGQSGSGKSTIISLIERFYDPLRGTVKVDGRDIKSYHLRSLRKHIALVSQEPTLFAGTIRENIIYGASDKVDESELVEAAKAANADDFIAGLKDGYDTWCGDRGLQLSGGQKQRIAIARAILKNPAILLLDEATSALDSQSEKVVQDTLERVMVGRTSVIVAHRLSTIQNCDTIAVLEKGKVVEKGNHASLLAKGPSGAYYSLVNLQNKPN, encoded by the exons ATGCCCGCAAAGACGATGATGATGCAAAAGAAGGGAAACGGCTCTCTCTTATCCATTTTCATGCACGCTGATGGCGTTGACATCTTGCTAATGGTTCTCGGCGGCCTCGGCGCCGTCGGTGATGGGATTTCCATGCCGGTCATGTTGGTTGTCACTAGCAAGCTCATGAACAATATTGGTGCCTCAACATCTCCTTCTTCAGATACCGATTCCTTTTCCCATAACATCAACAAG AATGCAGCGGTGATGTGCTATGTTGCTTGCGCGCAATGGGTCGCATGTTTTCTTG agGGGTATTGTTGGACAAGAACCGCAGAGAGACAAGCTTCGAGGATGAGAGCAAGGTATCTGAAGGCAGTTCTACGACAAGATGTTGGCTACTTCGATCTGCACGTGACAAGCACCGCCGAGGTCATTACCAGCGTCTCTAGCGACAGTCTTGTAATTCAAGACGTCATTAGTGAGAAG GTCCCAGTCTTCTTGTCGAATTTATCCGCCTTTGTGGGGGCTTACATCGCGGCATTTCTGATGCTATGGAGACTAGCCATCGTGGGTTTTCCATTTGTGGTCCTCCTCGTAATCCCTGGGTTCATGTATGGAAGAGCCCTTATGGGCATAGCTAGAAAGATGAAGCAAGAGTACAATAAAGCGGCTACAGTAGCAGAGCAGTCCATATCTTCCATCCGAACAGTTTTCTCCTTCGTCGGAGAGAACAAAACCCTGAACGAATACTCTTTAGCTCTTGAAGGAACGGTCAAATTGGGAGTTCGGCAAGGCTTGGCCAAAGGCCTGGCCATTGGCAGCAACGGCATCGTCTTCGCAATTTGGTCCTTCATGTCGTTTTACGGCAGCAAAATGGTCATTTACCATGGTTCTCGCGGCGGCACCGTCTTCGCCGTCGGTGCCGCCGTCGCTATCGGTGGACT CTCACTAGGCTCTGGTTTGTCCAATCTGAAGTACTTCTCCGAAGCATCGGCCTCGGGAGAGCGCATAATGGAGGTGATAAAAAGAGTGCCGAAAATCGATTCAGACAACACTGAAGGCCAAATCTTAGAAACCGTTTCAGGAGAAGTGGAGTTCAAACACGTCGAGTTTGCCTACCCATCAAGACCAGAATCCATAATTTTCAAAGACTTCAACTTGAGAATCCCGGCAGGGAAGACAGTGGCGTTGGTTGGGGGAAGTGGGTCTGGAAAATCAACGGTGATTGCATTGTTGCAGAGGTTTTACGACCCAATGGGAGGAGAGATTCTCCTTGATGGAGTTGCCATTGAAAAGCTTCAGGTCAAGTGGGTAAGGTCGCAGATGGGGCTAGTCAGCCAAGAGCCAGCCCTCTTCGCCACTACAATTAAGGAGAACATACTTTTCGGCAAGGAAGATGCTGAGATGGAGGAGGTTATTGCCGCTGCAAAAGCTTCAAATGCTCATAATTTCATCTGTCAGCTGCCTCAGGGTTACGATACCCAG GTAGGTGAGAGGGGAGTCCAAATGTCCGGCGGACAGAAGCAGAGAATCGCGATCGCAAGGGCCATAATCAAGGCGCCACGCATCTTGCTCCTCGACGAGGCCACAAGTGCTTTGGACTCTGAATCGGAGCGAATAGTGCAAGAGGCACTCGATAACGCCTCCGTCGGCCGCACCACCATCGTCATTGCCCACCGCCTCTCCACCATTCGCAATGCCAACCTCATCGCCGTCGTCCAGAATGGCCAGGTCCTCGAGACCGGATCCCATGACGAGCTAATCCAGAACGAAAAGGGATTGTATGCATCCTTAATCCGACTCCAACAAACAGAGAAATCCGAGGAATTAACACTCTCCTCCACAGCCACTTCAATTTCTCCACCGAACGCCGCAATTTCAAGGCTCGATGTGAACAACACAAGCAGCCGTAGGTTATCAATGCTGAGCCGCTCCAGCTCGGCAAACTCAACTGCAATGAGCCAAAGAGTAGAGAATGCTTCGTTTCAGATCGAAGAGCCGTCTCCAGTGCCGTCGTTTCGCCGACTGTTGGCAATGAATCTGCCGGAATGGAAGCAGGCGACGATGGGATCCATAAGCGCGATTTTATTCGGTGCGGTTCAGCCGGCGTACGCGTTCGCTATGGGTTCGATGATATCAGTGTATTTCTTGCCGGATCACAGTGAGATAAAGGAGAAGACGAGGATTTACGCGTTGTGCTTCTTGGGGTTGGCTGTGTTCTCACTATTGGTAAACATATGTCAGCATTATAACTTTGCTTACATGGGGGAGTATTTGACTAAGAGGATTCGGGAGCGGATGTTGTCGAAGATTCTCACTTTCGAAGTCGGATGGTTTGACAGGGACGAGAATGCTAGCGGCGCTATCTGTTCTCGACTCGCCAAAGATGCTAATGTG GTGAGATCATTGGTGGGTGATAGGATGGCGCTCCTTATCCAAACATTCTCGGCAGTAACCATAGCTTGCACCATGGGCCTGATCATCGCATGGAGGTTAGCCGTGGTCATGATAGCCGTCCAACCTATCATCATCGTTTGTTATTACTGCAAAAGGGTCCTTCTCAAGAGCCTGTCCAAGAAGGCCATCAAGGCCCAAGATGAAAGCAGCAAACTTGCGGCCGAGGCCGTCGCAAATCTCCGAACCATCACAGCGTTTTGTTCCCAAGCCCGAATCCTCAAGATGCTCGAAAAGGCCCAAGAAGGCCCAAAACGAGAAAGCATCCAACAGTCTTGGTTCGCGGGCATCGGGCTCGGTACCTCCCAAAGCCTCATGTCGTGCACTTGGGCCTTGGACTTTTGGTACGGTGGCAAACTCATAGCCCAAGGCTACATTGGGCCCAAATCACTCCTTGAGACGTTCATGATCTTGGTGAGCACGGGTCGGGTCATTGCGGATGCGGGTACCATGACTAATGACCTTGCCAAGGGCTCTGACGCGGCTGGCACCGTGTTCGCCGTGCTTGACCGTAACACCGAAATTGAGCCCGAAGGCCAAGAAGGTTACAAGCCGGACAAAATAACAGGCCACGTCGAGCTTCGCGATATCCAATTCGCCTACCCGGCTAGGCCCAACCTGATGATCTTCGACGGCTTTTCAATCAAAATCGAGGCCGGAAAATCGACGGCATTGGTGGGGCAAAGCGGGTCCGGCAAGTCGACCATCATCAGCTTAATCGAACGATTTTACGACCCGCTTAGGGGCACCGTGAAAGTCGACGGTCGTGACATAAAATCGTACCATCTCAGATCCTTGAGAAAACACATCGCTCTGGTGAGCCAAGAGCCGACCTTATTCGCCGGCACCATACGCGAAAACATCATATACGGCGCATCCGACAAGGTTGATGAGTCCGAGCTCGTCGAGGCGGCGAAGGCAGCCAACGCCGACGATTTCATCGCCGGCCTTAAAGATGGATACGACACGTGGTGCGGGGACAGAGGATTGCAGCTATCGGGCGGCCAAAAGCAGCGCATTGCAATAGCCCGTGCCATATTGAAAAACCCGGCGATTCTACTGTTGGACGAGGCGACCAGCGCCCTGGACAGCCAATCGGAAAAGGTGGTCCAAGACACCCTAGAGAGAGTAATGGTGGGTCGGACTAgcgtgattgtggctcacaggTTAAGTACCATACAGAACTGTGATACGATTGCAGTGTTGGAGAAAGGGAAGGTTGTGGAGAAAGGGAACCACGCTTCCTTGTTGGCGAAGGGGCCGTCTGGAGCTTACTACTCTCTGGTTAACCTTCAGAACAAACCCAACTGA
- the LOC127804841 gene encoding uncharacterized protein LOC127804841 isoform X3, which translates to MAGADPQKQLISLIRSFASEKSQGEHRIAGLNERIEQLRSELDSANADLEDAKRLKETTEQELKGLEVELAMNEASIQTLEARISMIQDEISIAGSGLDALKNEESALRDDFIKKMFQLNKTIRWYT; encoded by the exons ATGGCGGGAGCTGATCCACAGAAGCAACTAATATCGCTGATTCGCAGCTTCGCCTCCGAGAAGTCTCAAGGAG AGCACAGAATAGCTGGTCTCAATGAGCGAATAGAACAGCTTCGATCCGAACTAGATTCTGCGAATGCTGATCTAGAAGACGCCAAGCGTCTCAAAGAAACTACTGAGCAAGAGCTTAAAGGCTTAGAAGTTGAATTGGCTATGAATGAAGCTTCGATTCAAACCCTAGAG GCTAGGATTTCTATGATTCAGGACGAGATATCCATTGCCGGATCCGGTTTAGATGCTCTGAAG AATGAAGAATCGGCTTTGCG AGATGACTTTATTAAGAAAATGTTCCAGCTCAACAAAACTATAAG ATGGTATACATGA
- the LOC127804841 gene encoding uncharacterized protein LOC127804841 isoform X2, with amino-acid sequence MAGADPQKQLISLIRSFASEKSQGEHRIAGLNERIEQLRSELDSANADLEDAKRLKETTEQELKGLEVELAMNEASIQTLEARISMIQDEISIAGSGLDALKNEESALRDDFIKKMFQLNKTIRDRAICSRRC; translated from the exons ATGGCGGGAGCTGATCCACAGAAGCAACTAATATCGCTGATTCGCAGCTTCGCCTCCGAGAAGTCTCAAGGAG AGCACAGAATAGCTGGTCTCAATGAGCGAATAGAACAGCTTCGATCCGAACTAGATTCTGCGAATGCTGATCTAGAAGACGCCAAGCGTCTCAAAGAAACTACTGAGCAAGAGCTTAAAGGCTTAGAAGTTGAATTGGCTATGAATGAAGCTTCGATTCAAACCCTAGAG GCTAGGATTTCTATGATTCAGGACGAGATATCCATTGCCGGATCCGGTTTAGATGCTCTGAAG AATGAAGAATCGGCTTTGCG AGATGACTTTATTAAGAAAATGTTCCAGCTCAACAAAACTATAAG GGATAGAGCTATCTGTTCCAGAAGATGCTGA
- the LOC127804841 gene encoding uncharacterized protein LOC127804841 isoform X1, which translates to MAGADPQKQLISLIRSFASEKSQGEHRIAGLNERIEQLRSELDSANADLEDAKRLKETTEQELKGLEVELAMNEASIQTLEARISMIQDEISIAGSGLDALKNEESALRDDFIKKMFQLNKTIRKYQEKIAHAFHKDKLMRT; encoded by the exons ATGGCGGGAGCTGATCCACAGAAGCAACTAATATCGCTGATTCGCAGCTTCGCCTCCGAGAAGTCTCAAGGAG AGCACAGAATAGCTGGTCTCAATGAGCGAATAGAACAGCTTCGATCCGAACTAGATTCTGCGAATGCTGATCTAGAAGACGCCAAGCGTCTCAAAGAAACTACTGAGCAAGAGCTTAAAGGCTTAGAAGTTGAATTGGCTATGAATGAAGCTTCGATTCAAACCCTAGAG GCTAGGATTTCTATGATTCAGGACGAGATATCCATTGCCGGATCCGGTTTAGATGCTCTGAAG AATGAAGAATCGGCTTTGCG AGATGACTTTATTAAGAAAATGTTCCAGCTCAACAAAACTATAAG GAAGTACCAGGAAAAAATAGCTCATGCTTTTCACAAAGACAAATTGATGAGAACTTAA
- the LOC127804840 gene encoding type I inositol polyphosphate 5-phosphatase 8-like isoform X3, with translation MLQIFMFLVPCRFQEIVPLKPMNIIRAEDRTEAINWNLLIGKTLNDKYECPQFTPLLTPVTSDNYYYTGVSDAERRPSVSSQIATPAICQPSILNQEPYGSRGYKLMASKKMVGVFITVWMKRELLRRYTVSSVKVCSVACGIMGYLGNKGSVSVSMSIGRTSFCFVAAHLASGEKKGDEKQRNHQVSEIFRRTFFPRLPLDGDNHLPLTILGHDRIFWFGDLNYRLCLEDNLARQLIKKKDWRALQVFDQLQRELEDGGVFQGWREGNIEFPPTYKYSSSNCNRYSGGIPSRAGEKQRTPAWCDRILWYGKGVKQLSYFRGESNFSDHRPVSALFVTQLEVVKSTNAKIVPLPPLSPL, from the exons ATGCTGCAGATATTTATGTTCTTGG TTCCTTGCAGATTTCAAGAGATTGTTCCTTTAAAACCCATGAACATAATAAGAGCTGAAGACCGGACAGAAGCAATAAACTGGAACCTGCTTATTGGGAAAACACTCAATGACAAATATGAATGCCCTCAGTTCACACCCTTGTTGACTCCAGTCACCAGTGACAATTATTACTATACAGGAGTTTCTGATGCTGAAAGAAGACCAAGTGTCAGCAGCCAAATTGCAACCCCAGCAATATGTCAACCAAGTATCCTAAACCAGGAACCATATGGAAGTAGGGGGTACAAACTCATGGCGAGCAAGAAGATGGTTGGAGTCTTCATAACTGTCTGGATGAAGAGGGAATTGCTCAGGAGGTACACCGTATCAAGTGTGAAAGTTTGTTCAGTGGCTTGTGGTATTATGGGCTATTTGGGAAACAAAGGATCAGTTTCAGTAAGCATGTCAATAGGAAGAACTAGTTTTTGCTTTGTTGCTGCCCACTTGGCTTCTGGTGAGAAGAAAGGGGATGAAAAGCAAAGGAATCACCAGGTTTCTGAGATTTTCAGGCGAACTTTTTTCCCTAGACTCCCTCTAGATGGAGATAATCACCTTCCTCTAACCATCTTGGGGCATGA CCGGATATTTTGGTTCGGGGATCTCAACTATAGGCTCTGTTTAGAAGACAACTTAGCCAGACAACTGATAAAGAAAAAAGACTGGAGAGCACTTCAAGTGTTTGATCAGCTGCAAAGAGAACTAGAAGATGGAGGAGTATTCCAAGGTTGGAGAGAAGGAAACATTGAGTTTCCTCCTACATACAAGTATTCTTCATCAAATTGTAACCGGTATTCAGGTGGTATTCCAAGCAGAGCAGGAGAGAAGCAGCGGACTCCAGCTTG GTGTGACAGGATTCTGTGGTATGGTAAGGGGGTGAAACAACTTTCCTATTTCCGTGGTGAGAGCAACTTCTCTGATCATCGGCCTGTCTCTGCTCTATTTGTGACGCAACTTGAAGTTGTTAAGTCCACAAATGCAAAAATTGTTCCTCTCCCACCACTGTCTCCACTATAA
- the LOC127804840 gene encoding type I inositol polyphosphate 5-phosphatase 8-like isoform X2, translating to MLQIFMFLELQVPCRFQEIVPLKPMNIIRAEDRTEAINWNLLIGKTLNDKYECPQFTPLLTPVTSDNYYYTGVSDAERRPSVSSQIATPAICQPSILNQEPYGSRGYKLMASKKMVGVFITVWMKRELLRRYTVSSVKVCSVACGIMGYLGNKGSVSVSMSIGRTSFCFVAAHLASGEKKGDEKQRNHQVSEIFRRTFFPRLPLDGDNHLPLTILGHDRIFWFGDLNYRLCLEDNLARQLIKKKDWRALQVFDQLQRELEDGGVFQGWREGNIEFPPTYKYSSSNCNRYSGGIPSRAGEKQRTPAWCDRILWYGKGVKQLSYFRGESNFSDHRPVSALFVTQLEVVKSTNAKIVPLPPLSPL from the exons ATGCTGCAGATATTTATGTTCTTGG AACTTCAAGTTCCTTGCAGATTTCAAGAGATTGTTCCTTTAAAACCCATGAACATAATAAGAGCTGAAGACCGGACAGAAGCAATAAACTGGAACCTGCTTATTGGGAAAACACTCAATGACAAATATGAATGCCCTCAGTTCACACCCTTGTTGACTCCAGTCACCAGTGACAATTATTACTATACAGGAGTTTCTGATGCTGAAAGAAGACCAAGTGTCAGCAGCCAAATTGCAACCCCAGCAATATGTCAACCAAGTATCCTAAACCAGGAACCATATGGAAGTAGGGGGTACAAACTCATGGCGAGCAAGAAGATGGTTGGAGTCTTCATAACTGTCTGGATGAAGAGGGAATTGCTCAGGAGGTACACCGTATCAAGTGTGAAAGTTTGTTCAGTGGCTTGTGGTATTATGGGCTATTTGGGAAACAAAGGATCAGTTTCAGTAAGCATGTCAATAGGAAGAACTAGTTTTTGCTTTGTTGCTGCCCACTTGGCTTCTGGTGAGAAGAAAGGGGATGAAAAGCAAAGGAATCACCAGGTTTCTGAGATTTTCAGGCGAACTTTTTTCCCTAGACTCCCTCTAGATGGAGATAATCACCTTCCTCTAACCATCTTGGGGCATGA CCGGATATTTTGGTTCGGGGATCTCAACTATAGGCTCTGTTTAGAAGACAACTTAGCCAGACAACTGATAAAGAAAAAAGACTGGAGAGCACTTCAAGTGTTTGATCAGCTGCAAAGAGAACTAGAAGATGGAGGAGTATTCCAAGGTTGGAGAGAAGGAAACATTGAGTTTCCTCCTACATACAAGTATTCTTCATCAAATTGTAACCGGTATTCAGGTGGTATTCCAAGCAGAGCAGGAGAGAAGCAGCGGACTCCAGCTTG GTGTGACAGGATTCTGTGGTATGGTAAGGGGGTGAAACAACTTTCCTATTTCCGTGGTGAGAGCAACTTCTCTGATCATCGGCCTGTCTCTGCTCTATTTGTGACGCAACTTGAAGTTGTTAAGTCCACAAATGCAAAAATTGTTCCTCTCCCACCACTGTCTCCACTATAA
- the LOC127804840 gene encoding type IV inositol polyphosphate 5-phosphatase 6-like isoform X1, with translation MDNKDLKSRNRSIRDWFKRKNKEDEQFDRDEATDWGEDEGEDYPRDVLIRLPEIDPCFLTNELRVFVGTWNVAGRSPGGSLAVDVDEWLNLKDAADIYVLGFQEIVPLKPMNIIRAEDRTEAINWNLLIGKTLNDKYECPQFTPLLTPVTSDNYYYTGVSDAERRPSVSSQIATPAICQPSILNQEPYGSRGYKLMASKKMVGVFITVWMKRELLRRYTVSSVKVCSVACGIMGYLGNKGSVSVSMSIGRTSFCFVAAHLASGEKKGDEKQRNHQVSEIFRRTFFPRLPLDGDNHLPLTILGHDRIFWFGDLNYRLCLEDNLARQLIKKKDWRALQVFDQLQRELEDGGVFQGWREGNIEFPPTYKYSSSNCNRYSGGIPSRAGEKQRTPAWCDRILWYGKGVKQLSYFRGESNFSDHRPVSALFVTQLEVVKSTNAKIVPLPPLSPL, from the exons ATGGATAACAAAGATCTCAAATCAAGAAACAGGTCGATCCGGGATTGGTTCaagagaaagaacaaagaagatgaacaaTTTGATCGAGATGAGGCTACAG ATTGGGGGGAAGATGAAGGGGAAGATTATCCACGGGATGTTTTAATCAGGTTGCCGGAGATAGACCCATGCTTCTTAACCAACGAATTAAG AGTCTTTGTGGGTACTTGGAATGTAGCTGGAAGATCTCCCGGAGGGAGTTTGGCTGTAGATGTGGATGAGTGGCTAAACCTTAAGGATGCTGCAGATATTTATGTTCTTGG ATTTCAAGAGATTGTTCCTTTAAAACCCATGAACATAATAAGAGCTGAAGACCGGACAGAAGCAATAAACTGGAACCTGCTTATTGGGAAAACACTCAATGACAAATATGAATGCCCTCAGTTCACACCCTTGTTGACTCCAGTCACCAGTGACAATTATTACTATACAGGAGTTTCTGATGCTGAAAGAAGACCAAGTGTCAGCAGCCAAATTGCAACCCCAGCAATATGTCAACCAAGTATCCTAAACCAGGAACCATATGGAAGTAGGGGGTACAAACTCATGGCGAGCAAGAAGATGGTTGGAGTCTTCATAACTGTCTGGATGAAGAGGGAATTGCTCAGGAGGTACACCGTATCAAGTGTGAAAGTTTGTTCAGTGGCTTGTGGTATTATGGGCTATTTGGGAAACAAAGGATCAGTTTCAGTAAGCATGTCAATAGGAAGAACTAGTTTTTGCTTTGTTGCTGCCCACTTGGCTTCTGGTGAGAAGAAAGGGGATGAAAAGCAAAGGAATCACCAGGTTTCTGAGATTTTCAGGCGAACTTTTTTCCCTAGACTCCCTCTAGATGGAGATAATCACCTTCCTCTAACCATCTTGGGGCATGA CCGGATATTTTGGTTCGGGGATCTCAACTATAGGCTCTGTTTAGAAGACAACTTAGCCAGACAACTGATAAAGAAAAAAGACTGGAGAGCACTTCAAGTGTTTGATCAGCTGCAAAGAGAACTAGAAGATGGAGGAGTATTCCAAGGTTGGAGAGAAGGAAACATTGAGTTTCCTCCTACATACAAGTATTCTTCATCAAATTGTAACCGGTATTCAGGTGGTATTCCAAGCAGAGCAGGAGAGAAGCAGCGGACTCCAGCTTG GTGTGACAGGATTCTGTGGTATGGTAAGGGGGTGAAACAACTTTCCTATTTCCGTGGTGAGAGCAACTTCTCTGATCATCGGCCTGTCTCTGCTCTATTTGTGACGCAACTTGAAGTTGTTAAGTCCACAAATGCAAAAATTGTTCCTCTCCCACCACTGTCTCCACTATAA